One Dreissena polymorpha isolate Duluth1 chromosome 9, UMN_Dpol_1.0, whole genome shotgun sequence genomic window carries:
- the LOC127846782 gene encoding uncharacterized protein LOC127846782 isoform X1, translated as MPYQFNEREKQSIQREIDMFLKTGIIEEIENRPYDGEFISNIFYRPKSNDKIRIILNLKPFNIDYTNKIHFKMETLATAVANMRQNCWLGSVDLADAFYSIEVAKKHRHMLRFVFDGRKFQFCALVMGLSSSPRVFSKVLKPAYAYLRSKGYVSTAYIDDSCLQGETKLKCEQNIIDTITLFDRLGLTINIEKSVLRPCQQLTFLGFVLCSITMTVTLTMTRKEEIRHMCQAMVTKKRTTIREFAKLIGKLVAATPGVEYATLFIRPLEKIKEHALSKHNGNFNSYMNIPKSIHPSLQWWINNIESSYKKIYHGPPDIIIYSDASKTGWGGYNKTNGQKTGGIWSAGEQSMHINILELKACQLTVMAFCKNETNKHLKLYMDNTNSVAYLKNFGGRTDDLHNLARKLWLWCLEKKLHLSVAHVPGTENHQADEISRTINDDTEWSLNDDVFKKIMNIHNNMQVDLFASKLNNKLDLYVSRFPDHKAHQIDAFTFEWKSCVFYMFPPFSLISKVLQKVVEDRTEAVLVGPIWPTQPWWPSLLQLISGSCHLLPLPKSILTLPHKPNKMYPLPKMRLGLFRLSGNRSKTKEFQNKLETLSSDRGEKLQRDNMTDILRNGLTTVDNRRIPLNPI; from the coding sequence ATGCCATACCAATTTAATGAGAGGGAAAAACAAAGCATTCAAAGGGAAATAGACATGTTCTTGAAAACTGGTATAATTGAAGAAATCGAAAATAGACCATATGACGGCGAATTTATATCAAACATCTTTTATAGACCAAAATCAAATGACAAAATCaggattattttaaatttaaaaccatttaatatAGACTATACAAACAAAATTCACTTTAAAATGGAAACATTAGCTACGGCGGTGGCAAACATGAGACAAAATTGTTGGTTGGGTTCTGTTGATCTAGCTGATGCATTCTACTCCATTGAAGTAGCGAAAAAACACAGACACATGCTGAGGTTTGTGTTTGATGGTAGAAAATTTCAATTCTGTGCCTTAGTCATGGGCTTATCAAGCAGCCCAAGAGTATTTTCTAAAGTGTTAAAACCTGCATATGCTTATTTAAGATCAAAAGGTTATGTCAGTACAGCATATATTGACGACTCATGCTTACAAGGAGAGACAAAACTTAAATGTGAGCAAAATATTATAGACACAATAACATTATTTGACCGTCTAGGCCTTACTATCAATATAGAAAAATCAGTATTACGACCATGTCAACAATTAACATTTTTAGGATTTGTATTATGTTCTATTACCATGACTGTAACACTAACCATGACCCGTAAGGAAGAAATTCGACACATGTGTCAAGCCATGGTAACAAAAAAGAGGACAACAATAAGGGAGTTTGCCAAGCTTATCGGTAAATTAGTGGCGGCCACTCCGGGGGTTGAATATGCAACACTATTTATCAGACCAttagaaaaaataaaagaacacgCGCTTTCGAAGCACAATGGCAATTTCAACAGTTATATGAACATTCCCAAATCAATACACCCTTCGTTACAATGGTGGATAAACAATATTGAATCCTCATACAAAAAGATTTATCATGGTCCACCAGATATTATCATATACAGTGACGCTTCAAAAACAGGCTGGGGTggatataacaaaacaaacggcCAAAAAACAGGGGGCATATGGTCCGCAGGGGAACAAAGTATGCACATAAATATTTTAGAATTAAAGGCATGCCAACTTACGGTTATGGCGTTCTGTAAAAATGAAACGAACAAACATCTCAAACTCTACATGGACAACACGAATAGTGTAGCATACTTAAAAAATTTTGGCGGTCGAACTGATGATCTACATAACTTAGCAAGAAAGTTATGGCTGTGGTGCTTAGAAAAGAAATTGCATTTGTCAGTGGCACACGTGCCTGGAACGGAAAATCATCAAGCTGATGAGATATCTAGAACAATTAATGATGATACTGAGTGGTCATTGAATGATGATGTATTCAAGAAAATCATGAATATTCACAATAACATGCAGGTGGATCTGTTTGCTTCTAAGCTCAACAACAAATTGGATCTTTACGTTTCAAGGTTTCCAGATCATAAAGCACATCAAATAGACGCGTTTACTTTCGAATGGAAATCATGTGTGTTTTATATGTTCCCTCCTTTCAGTTTAATATCAAAGGTGCTACAGAAAGTGGTGGAAGACAGGACAGAAGCCGTTCTAGTGGGCCCAATTTGGCCAACACAGCCATGGTGGCCCAGTCTATTACAGTTGATCAGCGGATCATGCCATCTACTTCCACTTCCGAAATCTATTCTGACACTTCCACACAAACCAAACAAAATGTATCCACTTCCCAAAATGAGACTAGGACTTTTTCGCTTATCAGGAAATCGCTCAAAAACAAAGGAATTTCAAAACAAGCTAGAGACATTATCCTCGGATCGTGGAGAGAAACTACAAAGAGACAATATGACGGATATATTAAGAAATGGATTAACTACTGTGGACAATCGAAGAATCCCATTAAACCCAATCTAA
- the LOC127846782 gene encoding uncharacterized protein LOC127846782 isoform X2, whose protein sequence is MVAQSITVDQRIMPSTSTSEIYSDTSTQTKQNVSTSQNETRTFSLIRKSLKNKGISKQARDIILGSWRETTKRQYDGYIKKWINYCGQSKNPIKPNLKHVINFLTSLFKQGLSYSALNTARSALSTFLKLCGNINIHDDDILSRFMRGCFNTRPAFPRYQCIWDVNIVLDFLHSLKTDNLAFLSHKLCMLFLLVTGQRCQTLHSLKTTDIQISADKQTIVISPKQLLKHSRPGTHLRPIVLHRYEGGRDICIVETMCKYLDITESLRQDDYLVISTVSPFKHVSKSTISNWIKKVLTSAGIDKQYKPHSTRSAATSKASKGGVALDQIMAAAGWTNAKTFARFYSREIVHNTTNFQSAVLNK, encoded by the coding sequence ATGGTGGCCCAGTCTATTACAGTTGATCAGCGGATCATGCCATCTACTTCCACTTCCGAAATCTATTCTGACACTTCCACACAAACCAAACAAAATGTATCCACTTCCCAAAATGAGACTAGGACTTTTTCGCTTATCAGGAAATCGCTCAAAAACAAAGGAATTTCAAAACAAGCTAGAGACATTATCCTCGGATCGTGGAGAGAAACTACAAAGAGACAATATGACGGATATATTAAGAAATGGATTAACTACTGTGGACAATCGAAGAATCCCATTAAACCCAATCTAAAGCATGTTATTAATTTTCTGACATCTTTATTCAAACAAGGTCTTAGTTATAGTGCGTTAAATACAGCACGAAGCGCACTTAGTACATTCTTAAAACTGTGTGGCAATATAAACATTCATGATGATGACATTTTATCAAGATTTATGAGAGGCTGTTTCAATACACGACCAGCTTTCCCACGTTATCAATGCATATGGGATGTTAAtattgttcttgattttttacattCACTGAAAACTGATAACCTTGCATTTTTATCCCACAAATTATGCATGCTTTTCTTACTAGTCACTGGACAGAGATGTCAAACTCTACACTCCCTCAAAACTACTGATATTCAAATCAGTGCAGACAAGCAAACAATCGTCATATCACCTAAACAATTGTTAAAACATTCCAGACCAGGAACACATTTGAGGCCCATTGTTCTTCATAGATATGAGGGGGGAAGGGACATTTGTATTGTGGAAACAATGTGTAAATACCTCGATATAACCGAATCGTTAAGACAAGATGATTATTTAGTCATAAGTACAGTTAGTCCTTTCAAACATGTTTCCAAATCCACAATTAGCAACTGGATAAAGAAAGTCTTAACCTCAGCCGGTATTGACAAACAGTACAAACCCCATAGCACTAGATCAGCAGCAACTTCCAAAGCTAGCAAAGGAGGGGTTGCACTAGATCAAATTATGGCAGCAGCCGGGTGGACAAATGCAAAGACATTTGCCAGATTCTATTCACGGGAAATAGTACATAACACCACTAATTTTCAATCTGCTGTGCTGAACAAATGA
- the LOC127846782 gene encoding uncharacterized protein LOC127846782 isoform X3, translated as MSDQPGHNPPGAPEQRGEEILQELNKNMSKFADIARSVGEMKSTIGNLQKDVKEIKRKNQEEAGPSKKSRISDSDMCQSGPSKQLQAPAVTVAESSDSESEPMDAEIDELQGYLDEESCSDEVDCDLITELTQFCTETTETGEAVSPNIAEITNKAIKNKKSEEKIKEILNRHKRPVNIEFLQVPKVDEFLWRQLKQSPRHSDFILQKSHSTLAQVAVPIIKALERIQTSKDKVLKQLLSDAFKLATNGIQKTTNYRREKLKKELQPRYRHLGNLDSSAEKLFEKIPEAIKTTEGAKQIVNMRYAPTQRKPFLGQRPNQHRWNPGANQFRRNNHAYQHKRRGNFKMHPKQK; from the coding sequence ATGTCCGATCAGCCAGGACATAACCCTCCAGGGGCCCCTGAGCAAAGAGGGGAAGAAATTTTACAAGAACTGAACAAAAACATGAGTAAATTTGCGGACATTGCACGATCAGTGGGTGAAATGAAATCGACCATTGGAAACCTTCAAAAAGACGTGAAAGAAATTAAACGCAAAAACCAAGAAGAGGCGGGGCCGTCAAAAAAGTCACGAATTTCGGACTCGGATATGTGCCAGTCGGGTCCGTCCAAACAGTTACAAGCACCTGCGGTTACAGTTGCCGAAAGTTCCGATTCGGAATCGGAACCAATGGACGCAGAAATAGACGAACTGCAGGGTTATTTGGATGAGGAAAGCTGTTCGGATGAGGTGGATTGCGATCTTATAACAGAGTTAACGCAATTCTGTACTGAAACAACGGAAACTGGTGAGGCCGTATCACCTAACATCGCTGAGATTACAAACAaggcaataaaaaacaagaagtCAGAAGAAAAAATCAAAGAGATTCTGAACAGACATAAACGGCCAGTCAACATCGAGTTCCTTCAAGTCCCCAAGGTTGATGAATTTCTGTGGAGACAATTAAAACAGTCTCCAAGACATTCAGACTTTATCCTGCAAAAGTCTCACAGCACGCTTGCACAAGTAGCGGTACCAATCATAAAGGCACTTGAGAGGATTCAAACATCCAAAGATAAAGTACTGAAACAGCTGTTATCGGACGCATTCAAATTGGCAACCAATGGGATACAGAAGACGACCAATTACAGAAGAGAGAAGCTAAAAAAGGAATTGCAACCCCGCTATAGACATCTAGGAAATTTGGACTCCTCAGCAGAAAAGCTGTTCGAAAAGATTCCAGAGGCTATTAAAACCACCGAAGGAGCCAAACAAATCGTCAACATGCGCTACGCTCCAACTCAACGGAAGCCTTTTTTAGGCCAGCGCCCAAATCAGCACAGGTGGAATCCGGGAGCAAATCAATTCAGAAGAAACAACCACGCATACCAGCACAAACGCAGGGGAAATTTCAAGATGCACCCCAAACAGAAATAA